The proteins below are encoded in one region of Maribacter aestuarii:
- the arfB gene encoding alternative ribosome rescue aminoacyl-tRNA hydrolase ArfB, whose protein sequence is MDSERILKELQFKAIRSGGPGGQHANKVSSKVELTFDITNSTGLSEVEKSRLKLKLSSKLTKDDTLVLQCDETRSQHKNKELVIKRFFDLTKKALIVQKRRKKSKPTRSSIEKRLRSKKIASLKKKHRGKPDI, encoded by the coding sequence TTGGATAGTGAACGCATTTTAAAGGAACTCCAGTTTAAGGCCATTAGAAGTGGTGGGCCTGGGGGCCAACATGCCAATAAGGTTTCTTCCAAGGTTGAACTCACGTTTGATATAACAAATTCCACTGGTCTTTCCGAAGTGGAAAAGAGTCGATTAAAGCTCAAACTAAGTTCAAAACTCACCAAAGACGATACTTTGGTGCTGCAATGTGATGAAACGCGCAGTCAGCACAAGAACAAGGAACTGGTCATAAAAAGATTCTTCGATTTGACGAAGAAAGCTTTAATCGTCCAGAAAAGAAGAAAAAAGAGCAAACCCACGCGTTCATCCATAGAAAAAAGATTACGGAGCAAAAAAATAGCTTCTTTAAAAAAGAAGCACCGTGGCAAACCGGATATTTAA
- a CDS encoding fumarylacetoacetate hydrolase family protein, with product MKVYHTKEGILVEQESKFYLLTHETWDDFINDDDIITNTMAKLTPDNEVENSKSLLEQGLRPPVESQEIWASGVTYYNSKLGREEESKASGGSDFYAKVYEAERPELFFKATAHRTVGHGGTVRIRKDSHWNVPEPELTLVITASGKIIGYTIGNDMSSRSIEGENPLYLPQAKTYDGCAAIGPCILLSGEPLPGNTQIKLTIQRGGKSVFEKSIGIDQMKRKLTDIVGYLYRECSFPHGSLLMTGTGIIPPSDFTLEIGDEVFISIDGIGTLKNTVG from the coding sequence ATGAAAGTCTACCATACCAAAGAAGGCATTTTAGTAGAACAAGAATCAAAATTTTATCTGCTCACTCACGAAACGTGGGACGATTTCATCAATGATGATGACATCATTACCAATACCATGGCAAAACTGACTCCCGATAATGAAGTAGAAAATAGTAAATCCCTGCTCGAGCAAGGCTTGCGACCTCCGGTGGAAAGTCAAGAAATCTGGGCAAGTGGGGTTACCTATTATAACAGTAAATTAGGAAGGGAAGAAGAATCTAAAGCGTCTGGCGGGAGTGACTTCTATGCCAAGGTGTACGAGGCGGAAAGACCCGAATTGTTCTTCAAGGCGACGGCGCATCGTACAGTAGGCCATGGCGGAACCGTGAGAATACGTAAAGATTCCCATTGGAACGTGCCAGAACCGGAACTGACCTTGGTCATAACGGCTTCGGGTAAAATAATTGGGTATACTATTGGTAACGATATGAGCTCTAGAAGTATTGAAGGCGAAAATCCGTTATATCTGCCTCAAGCCAAGACTTACGATGGCTGTGCTGCCATAGGACCTTGCATTCTATTGTCCGGCGAACCTTTGCCTGGTAATACCCAAATTAAACTGACAATTCAAAGAGGGGGAAAATCGGTATTTGAAAAAAGTATCGGTATTGACCAAATGAAACGAAAATTGACGGATATCGTAGGGTATCTCTACCGGGAATGCTCTTTCCCACACGGAAGTCTGTTAATGACCGGAACGGGAATCATACCCCCTAGTGATTTCACCTTAGAAATTGGAGATGAGGTTTTCATCTCTATTGATGGGATTGGAACGCTGAAGAATACTGTAGGTTAA
- a CDS encoding GntP family permease produces MEILYLLVAVLAIILMTTKLKIHAFLALFIISICYGIFAGMPYGEIILSINEGFGGTLGKIGLIIVLGVIIGAFLENTGGAYAIAEKVLKIIGRKRVPTAMGVIGYIVSIPVFADSGFMLLHPLNKSLSKKAKISIAGPAIALGLGLMASHTMVPPTPGPIAAAGILGADLGLVIAFGFPISIIALTIGILFANKYASKTYIEPDVDNASTTEAEIKDRPSALKSSIPILVPIILIVLKSVLNPTKTGLDNGFVAFINFVGEPVISLLIGIFLCLFLPKKLNYDMLSSSGWVGKAIQDAASIILITGAGGIFGKILQNSGIADILGQTLTEYNMGIFLPFVLAAALKTAQGSSTVALVTTASIIMPMMPSLGFDSEIQKALVVVVIGAGSAVVSHANDSFFWVVTQMSGMNVKTGYRLFSLGSGVLGVTGAIAVFIFYSIFA; encoded by the coding sequence ATGGAGATACTATATTTGCTAGTTGCCGTACTGGCCATCATTTTGATGACCACCAAGTTAAAGATTCACGCTTTTCTGGCACTTTTTATCATATCCATTTGTTATGGGATTTTTGCAGGAATGCCTTATGGTGAGATTATCCTGTCCATAAACGAGGGTTTCGGGGGTACTTTAGGTAAAATAGGGCTGATAATCGTATTGGGCGTTATTATTGGTGCGTTTCTGGAAAATACCGGTGGGGCTTATGCCATAGCGGAAAAAGTATTGAAAATAATAGGAAGAAAACGGGTGCCCACCGCAATGGGGGTAATCGGTTATATTGTATCCATACCGGTATTCGCCGATAGTGGTTTCATGTTGCTTCACCCCTTGAACAAAAGCCTTTCAAAAAAAGCTAAAATTTCCATAGCCGGTCCTGCCATAGCTTTGGGATTGGGATTAATGGCTTCGCATACCATGGTTCCACCGACTCCAGGACCAATCGCCGCCGCAGGTATTCTGGGGGCGGATTTGGGATTGGTCATCGCTTTTGGCTTTCCAATAAGCATCATTGCGTTGACCATAGGTATTCTCTTCGCTAACAAATATGCTTCCAAAACGTATATTGAGCCCGATGTGGATAATGCATCGACCACCGAAGCGGAAATAAAAGATAGGCCCAGTGCCCTTAAATCATCCATTCCGATACTTGTCCCCATTATTCTGATCGTATTAAAATCGGTTTTGAATCCGACGAAAACAGGGCTCGACAATGGATTCGTAGCATTCATCAATTTTGTGGGCGAACCGGTCATCTCCTTACTCATTGGTATTTTTCTTTGTCTTTTCTTGCCGAAAAAGTTGAACTACGATATGTTATCGTCTTCCGGTTGGGTTGGAAAGGCGATTCAGGATGCAGCGTCGATAATTTTGATTACAGGGGCGGGTGGAATTTTCGGAAAAATTTTACAGAACTCGGGTATCGCCGATATTTTAGGACAAACTTTGACGGAATACAATATGGGCATCTTTCTGCCATTTGTACTTGCAGCGGCTTTAAAAACGGCTCAAGGATCCTCAACCGTGGCCTTGGTAACTACGGCCTCGATAATTATGCCCATGATGCCATCTTTGGGTTTTGATTCGGAAATTCAGAAAGCTCTGGTGGTGGTGGTTATTGGGGCAGGATCGGCCGTGGTCTCCCATGCGAACGATAGTTTCTTTTGGGTCGTTACCCAAATGAGCGGCATGAACGTTAAAACGGGTTACCGATTATTTAGTTTAGGAAGCGGCGTTTTGGGGGTTACCGGGGCAATTGCCGTCTTTATTTTTTACTCCATTTTTGCTTAA
- a CDS encoding IlvD/Edd family dehydratase → MDKKRKLRSSEWFGGNDKMGFVHRSWLRNQGYPDDYFEGKPVIGICNTWSELTPCNGHLRDFAEVVKRGILEAGGFPLEFPVMSLGETIMKPTTMLFRNLASMDTEESIRANPLDGVVLLTGCDKTTPSTIMGACSVDLPTIVVPGGPMLTGRFRGEKIGSGSMNWMIKERQEVAGYAAADIREAEVCVARSIGHCNTMGTASTMATMCEALGLTLPGFSSIPAVDSRKKLFAQLSGRRIVEMVKEDLKLSKILTRKAFENAIITNAAVGGSTNLIIHLTAIGGRIGVKLALEDFDSIGSKVPLLVNLKPSGKYLMEDFFYAGGLPIVMKELQPLLQESVTVNGKDITSNYEKDECYNRDVIATLSKPFQEQSGIAVLKGNLCENGAVIKPSAATPKLMQHKGKAVVFESMEDYHARIDMPDLDIDENSIIVLKGVGPKGYPGMPEVGNVDLPKKLLARGITDVVRISDGRMSGTAAGTVILHVSPESTIGGTLAIVKNGDVISLDVQNRSLNLEITEEEMQRRKKEWTSPEPLADRGYVKMYIDHVEQADKGADLDFLVGGSGSKVERDLH, encoded by the coding sequence ATGGATAAAAAAAGAAAGTTACGGAGCAGTGAGTGGTTTGGGGGAAATGATAAAATGGGTTTTGTACACCGGTCTTGGTTACGCAACCAGGGATACCCGGACGATTATTTCGAAGGAAAACCGGTAATTGGTATTTGCAATACTTGGTCTGAACTCACCCCGTGCAATGGTCATCTAAGAGATTTTGCAGAGGTTGTGAAAAGGGGTATTTTGGAAGCTGGTGGATTTCCCTTGGAATTTCCGGTAATGTCCCTTGGCGAAACCATCATGAAACCGACCACCATGCTATTTCGAAATTTGGCCAGTATGGATACCGAAGAGTCGATAAGGGCTAACCCTTTAGATGGTGTCGTATTACTAACGGGTTGCGACAAAACGACCCCGTCCACGATAATGGGCGCCTGCAGTGTAGATTTACCTACAATTGTAGTTCCAGGCGGCCCCATGCTCACCGGTCGTTTTAGGGGAGAAAAAATAGGTTCCGGCTCCATGAACTGGATGATAAAGGAACGTCAAGAAGTAGCAGGATATGCTGCTGCTGATATCAGGGAAGCCGAAGTTTGCGTGGCGCGAAGTATAGGCCATTGCAATACCATGGGTACAGCATCTACCATGGCCACCATGTGCGAGGCTTTGGGTCTGACCCTACCCGGATTTTCTTCGATTCCTGCGGTAGATTCAAGAAAGAAACTATTTGCGCAACTATCCGGCAGACGCATCGTAGAAATGGTAAAGGAAGACTTGAAACTTTCTAAAATCCTTACGCGCAAAGCGTTTGAGAACGCTATCATAACGAACGCGGCTGTAGGGGGCTCTACCAATCTCATTATTCATTTGACGGCGATTGGGGGTAGAATAGGGGTGAAACTAGCGTTAGAAGATTTTGATAGTATTGGCAGTAAGGTTCCGCTATTGGTCAACCTAAAACCTTCCGGCAAATACTTAATGGAAGATTTCTTTTACGCAGGTGGGTTACCCATAGTGATGAAAGAACTGCAACCCTTATTGCAAGAATCCGTAACGGTAAACGGAAAGGATATTACTTCAAATTATGAGAAGGATGAATGTTATAATCGTGACGTTATTGCCACCCTATCAAAACCCTTTCAAGAGCAATCGGGCATTGCAGTGCTAAAAGGGAACCTCTGTGAGAACGGAGCTGTTATCAAACCATCTGCCGCTACGCCAAAATTAATGCAGCATAAAGGCAAAGCGGTTGTTTTTGAAAGCATGGAAGACTACCATGCGCGCATCGATATGCCTGATTTGGATATTGACGAGAACAGTATTATCGTTTTAAAAGGGGTGGGGCCCAAAGGATATCCTGGTATGCCCGAAGTGGGCAATGTAGACCTTCCCAAAAAACTTTTGGCCAGAGGCATCACAGATGTTGTTCGTATTTCCGATGGGCGCATGAGCGGTACCGCGGCTGGCACAGTGATTCTGCATGTTTCTCCAGAATCTACCATAGGCGGGACTTTGGCAATTGTAAAAAACGGGGATGTCATTTCTTTGGATGTTCAAAATCGCAGTTTGAACTTGGAAATAACAGAGGAAGAGATGCAACGTAGAAAAAAGGAATGGACTTCCCCTGAGCCCTTGGCAGACAGAGGTTACGTAAAAATGTATATAGACCACGTAGAACAAGCGGATAAGGGAGCCGACCTGGATTTTTTGGTCGGAGGCTCGGGGTCAAAGGTAGAAAGGGATTTACACTAG
- a CDS encoding 3-oxoacyl-ACP synthase, which yields MLKKIENLEELRTRAFEHCNQFVVDRLNRIQFQIKELEEALTSETKSSAGDKHETGRAMIQLEREKLGRQLAEQERTQQVLTKVPQNPNPETIGIGNLVVTDAFLYYIAISAGQCKAQGQSVFCISGATPIGQLLNGKAVGENIEFKGTTTSILAIH from the coding sequence ATGTTGAAGAAAATTGAAAATCTTGAGGAATTAAGAACAAGGGCTTTTGAGCACTGTAATCAATTTGTGGTCGATAGGTTAAACAGGATACAATTTCAAATAAAGGAATTGGAAGAGGCCTTGACTTCTGAAACCAAAAGTAGTGCGGGGGACAAGCACGAAACGGGGAGGGCCATGATTCAATTGGAACGCGAAAAATTGGGTCGGCAATTAGCGGAACAGGAACGAACGCAACAAGTGCTCACCAAAGTTCCTCAAAATCCAAACCCTGAAACTATTGGCATTGGAAATCTGGTCGTCACCGACGCCTTCCTATATTACATCGCCATATCAGCAGGACAATGTAAGGCACAAGGCCAATCCGTTTTCTGTATCTCCGGGGCTACGCCAATCGGGCAGCTGTTGAACGGCAAAGCAGTGGGAGAAAATATTGAATTTAAGGGGACAACGACCTCTATACTTGCAATTCACTAA
- a CDS encoding NAD(P)/FAD-dependent oxidoreductase — protein MNLSYWEYKSWLSNIDFTVIGSGIVGLNCALQLRTLYPKAKILVLEKGVLPQGASTKNAGFACFGSISEVLSDLKTHTEEEVVELVQQRWDGMAALRKLLSDRAIDFQLHGGHELFLAEDQELYQNCLENLEVANALLQPVFKDNVFRKIPNHFGFKGIEQNYISHVFEGQLDTGKMMYSLLQLAMASGIIILNSVTVESYEDKSDGVEVKTDQFEFRTNKLLIATNGFANKLLNEKIKPARAQVIITKPIENLQIKGTFHLQEGYYYFRNIENRILFGGGRNLDFKTEETTQFGETELVRKKLHELLKTVILPDTPFEIDYGWSGIMGVGKHKKPIIKRLSDNTACGVRLGGMGVAIGTTVGRQLANLFGSGS, from the coding sequence ATGAACCTTAGCTACTGGGAATACAAATCTTGGCTCTCCAATATCGATTTTACGGTTATTGGCAGTGGAATTGTAGGCCTCAATTGTGCCTTGCAATTACGGACCTTGTATCCAAAGGCTAAAATTTTGGTTTTGGAAAAAGGCGTTCTACCGCAGGGAGCAAGTACGAAAAATGCAGGCTTTGCCTGTTTTGGAAGTATTTCCGAAGTGCTGTCCGATCTAAAGACACATACCGAGGAGGAGGTCGTGGAATTGGTGCAGCAACGCTGGGATGGGATGGCAGCCTTGAGAAAGTTATTGAGCGATAGAGCAATCGATTTTCAGTTACACGGAGGGCACGAGCTTTTTCTGGCGGAGGACCAAGAGCTGTACCAAAATTGTTTAGAGAATCTGGAGGTGGCTAATGCTTTATTGCAACCTGTTTTTAAGGATAATGTTTTTAGAAAAATCCCCAACCATTTTGGTTTTAAAGGGATTGAGCAAAACTATATCTCCCATGTGTTTGAAGGTCAACTGGACACGGGAAAGATGATGTATTCCTTATTGCAATTGGCTATGGCATCGGGCATCATCATTCTTAATTCGGTAACGGTGGAATCCTATGAGGATAAATCGGATGGGGTTGAAGTTAAGACCGATCAATTCGAGTTTCGAACCAATAAACTACTCATAGCTACTAATGGCTTTGCCAACAAATTGTTGAACGAGAAAATTAAACCGGCACGGGCGCAAGTCATTATCACCAAACCAATCGAAAACCTTCAGATAAAAGGGACCTTTCATTTGCAAGAAGGCTACTATTATTTTAGGAATATCGAAAACCGAATTCTTTTTGGAGGTGGTAGGAACCTGGATTTTAAAACCGAGGAAACCACGCAATTCGGCGAAACCGAGCTAGTTCGGAAAAAACTACATGAACTCCTGAAAACCGTCATCCTTCCCGACACACCATTTGAAATCGACTATGGTTGGAGCGGTATCATGGGCGTTGGCAAGCATAAAAAACCCATAATAAAGCGGTTATCCGATAATACGGCATGTGGTGTTCGGCTCGGGGGAATGGGCGTTGCCATAGGCACTACTGTTGGTAGACAATTGGCCAATCTATTCGGCTCTGGAAGTTAA
- a CDS encoding SdpI family protein: protein MNSLVLSPFFIVCIVCGIIFTLGGWLFQNFPPKKINNWYGYRTPASQKNQERCDFAQEYSSKEMIRMGAIFILVSFIGFFLPGSLTEAFAAIVILLVLTTTLIYRVEIAIKEKFN, encoded by the coding sequence ATGAATTCATTGGTTTTAAGCCCATTTTTTATAGTCTGCATTGTTTGTGGAATAATTTTTACTCTAGGCGGTTGGCTTTTTCAGAATTTTCCACCTAAAAAAATCAATAATTGGTATGGTTATAGAACTCCTGCGTCTCAAAAAAATCAGGAAAGATGTGATTTTGCACAAGAATATTCCTCTAAAGAAATGATTCGCATGGGTGCGATTTTCATATTAGTCAGTTTTATTGGTTTTTTTTTACCAGGGTCCTTGACAGAAGCTTTTGCAGCTATCGTAATTCTCTTGGTACTTACGACTACTCTAATTTATAGGGTAGAAATTGCAATTAAAGAAAAGTTCAATTAA
- a CDS encoding S41 family peptidase: MKKALVVISTLLLFSCGSKALSYLNTAIDIMEENSIKKKEIDWKELRTSALAEMKGKESIEETYPIIEKILRELGDNHSFLLTEQLRTKMRQAHENLPIVEYKIINKQIAYLKIPAFMGSDSLPNNFAESIQKQIKKLDKKEIKSWIIDLTENTGGNMWPMYLGLSPILGDGISGYFLDSENKFYEWRYSNNAVYEGKTKHLEIEDSYVLNNTDYDKIAVLIGRKTASSGEAIAIAFKEFPKTQFFGEFTHGLTTGNSIHPLSDGAKLILTTSIFVDRTKTIYGGPIEPDIYTTKPEEKAVKWLMEK, encoded by the coding sequence ATGAAAAAAGCCCTGGTCGTAATTTCAACCTTACTTTTGTTTTCATGTGGGAGCAAGGCACTTTCTTATCTAAACACAGCAATAGATATAATGGAGGAGAATTCAATAAAAAAGAAGGAAATCGACTGGAAAGAGTTAAGAACATCAGCTCTTGCCGAAATGAAAGGAAAAGAATCAATTGAAGAAACTTATCCAATAATTGAAAAAATTTTAAGGGAGCTAGGAGATAATCATAGTTTTTTGTTGACCGAACAACTTAGAACAAAAATGAGGCAAGCCCATGAAAACTTGCCGATTGTTGAATATAAAATCATAAACAAACAAATTGCATATTTGAAAATACCTGCATTCATGGGCAGTGACAGTTTGCCAAATAATTTTGCAGAATCAATCCAAAAACAAATTAAAAAACTGGACAAGAAAGAGATTAAAAGCTGGATTATTGATTTGACCGAAAATACGGGTGGGAACATGTGGCCGATGTATTTAGGTTTGTCCCCAATTTTAGGGGATGGGATTTCTGGCTACTTTTTAGATTCCGAAAATAAATTTTACGAATGGAGATATTCTAATAATGCAGTTTATGAAGGTAAAACCAAACATCTTGAAATTGAAGATTCGTATGTTTTAAATAATACTGATTACGACAAAATTGCGGTATTAATCGGACGTAAGACGGCTAGTTCAGGCGAGGCAATAGCAATAGCGTTTAAAGAATTTCCTAAAACCCAGTTTTTTGGAGAATTTACACATGGACTGACAACTGGGAATTCAATTCATCCTTTGAGTGACGGTGCCAAACTTATTTTAACAACATCAATATTCGTTGATAGGACAAAAACTATATATGGTGGGCCTATAGAACCGGATATTTATACCACCAAACCTGAAGAAAAAGCAGTTAAATGGCTTATGGAAAAATAA
- the accC gene encoding acetyl-CoA carboxylase biotin carboxylase subunit translates to MFKKILIANRGEIALRVIRTCKEMGIKTVAVYSKADEESLHVRFADEAVCIGPAASSESYLKIPNIIAAAEITNADAIHPGYGFLSENARFSRICAEHEIKFIGASGDQIDKMGDKATAKATMKAAGVPCVPGSEGLLKDVADAKKIAAKMGYPVMIKATAGGGGKGMRAVWKEEKMEELFESAVQEATAAFGNGGMYMEKLIEEPRHIEIQVVGDQYGKACHLSERDCSVQRRHQKLTEETPSPFMTDKLRDAMGKAAVKAAEYIKYEGAGTVEFLVDKHRKFYFMEMNTRIQVEHPITEQVIDYDLIREQILVAAGVPISGKNYTPKLHSIECRINAEDPYNNFRPSPGKITTLHTPGGHGIRMDTHVYSGYSIPPNYDSMIAKLITTAQTREEAINKMKRALDEFVIEGIKTTIPFHRQLMDHPDYLAGNYTTAFMDTFKMDPKPEE, encoded by the coding sequence ATGTTCAAAAAAATATTAATAGCAAATAGGGGCGAAATAGCATTACGCGTCATTCGTACGTGTAAGGAAATGGGCATCAAAACGGTTGCCGTTTATTCCAAAGCGGACGAGGAGAGCCTTCATGTTCGTTTTGCGGACGAGGCGGTTTGTATCGGTCCGGCGGCCAGTAGTGAATCCTACTTGAAAATCCCGAATATTATTGCTGCCGCGGAAATAACCAATGCGGATGCCATACATCCCGGTTATGGTTTTCTTTCGGAAAATGCACGGTTTTCCAGAATTTGTGCCGAGCATGAGATAAAATTTATTGGAGCCTCCGGGGACCAGATAGACAAGATGGGCGACAAGGCAACCGCCAAAGCTACAATGAAGGCTGCCGGCGTACCCTGTGTCCCAGGTTCAGAAGGCCTTTTAAAAGACGTAGCCGATGCTAAGAAGATTGCCGCAAAAATGGGGTATCCCGTTATGATTAAAGCCACTGCAGGTGGTGGAGGAAAAGGAATGCGCGCCGTATGGAAAGAGGAGAAAATGGAGGAGCTTTTTGAAAGTGCCGTCCAAGAGGCAACGGCCGCTTTTGGCAACGGAGGTATGTATATGGAGAAATTAATCGAGGAACCACGACATATTGAAATCCAAGTAGTAGGGGACCAATACGGAAAGGCCTGTCATTTATCGGAACGGGATTGTTCCGTACAGCGCAGGCACCAGAAATTGACGGAGGAGACACCTTCACCCTTTATGACGGACAAGCTCCGTGATGCCATGGGGAAAGCTGCGGTAAAAGCCGCCGAGTACATTAAGTACGAAGGAGCGGGTACCGTAGAATTTTTGGTGGACAAGCACCGAAAGTTTTATTTTATGGAGATGAATACCCGAATTCAGGTAGAGCATCCCATCACCGAACAGGTTATCGATTACGATTTGATTCGAGAGCAAATATTGGTGGCGGCAGGAGTTCCCATTTCCGGGAAGAACTACACGCCAAAACTACACTCTATAGAATGTAGGATTAACGCGGAAGATCCTTATAATAATTTTAGGCCTTCCCCGGGGAAAATCACTACCCTTCATACACCTGGAGGTCATGGAATACGAATGGATACTCATGTGTACAGTGGCTATAGTATTCCACCAAATTACGATTCCATGATTGCTAAGCTTATAACAACGGCGCAGACAAGGGAAGAGGCCATTAATAAGATGAAACGTGCGTTGGACGAGTTCGTCATAGAGGGAATAAAGACCACAATTCCGTTCCACAGGCAGTTAATGGATCATCCGGATTATTTGGCCGGGAATTATACTACGGCGTTTATGGACACTTTTAAGATGGATCCAAAACCAGAAGAATAG
- the accB gene encoding acetyl-CoA carboxylase biotin carboxyl carrier protein, which yields MDIKEIQSLIKFVAKSGASEVKLETDEIKITIRTGSLGTNETTYVQSIPMAQAPVAQQPVPVQTEAAAAAGSVPKEDSSDDSKYITIKSPIIGTFYRKPSPDKPVFVEVGDTISAGDVLCVIEAMKLFNDIESEVSGTIVKVLVDDSSPVEFDQPLFLVDPS from the coding sequence ATGGATATTAAAGAAATTCAAAGCCTGATTAAATTCGTAGCGAAGTCCGGAGCTAGTGAAGTAAAATTGGAAACGGATGAAATTAAAATAACCATCCGTACAGGTAGTCTTGGCACCAATGAGACCACTTATGTACAGTCCATTCCAATGGCACAGGCACCGGTGGCACAACAGCCGGTTCCCGTTCAAACAGAAGCTGCTGCTGCTGCAGGATCCGTCCCAAAGGAGGATTCCTCGGACGACTCTAAGTACATTACTATAAAATCACCTATCATCGGTACTTTTTATAGAAAACCATCTCCGGACAAACCAGTCTTCGTTGAAGTTGGGGACACTATTTCCGCAGGTGACGTACTTTGTGTAATCGAAGCCATGAAATTGTTCAATGACATTGAATCGGAAGTTTCCGGTACTATCGTGAAGGTATTGGTGGACGATTCTTCACCGGTAGAATTTGACCAGCCACTTTTCTTGGTGGATCCGTCATAA
- a CDS encoding beta-ketoacyl-ACP synthase III: MTKITAAITAVGGYVPQFVLTNKMLEAMVDTNDEWITTRTGIKERRVLKKEEGEGSSYLAIKAATQLIEKRQLNPEEIDLVVVATATPDSMVASTAAFVASEIGAVNAFAYDLLAACSSFLFGMSTVAGYIETGRYKKVLLIGADKMSSIIDYTDRTTCIIFGDGAGAVLFEPNTEGLGLQDEYLRADGSGRQFLGMEGGGSLMPATIESVTNKKHFIFQDGKSVFKFAVSNMAHVAELMMKKNNLTDDDVAWLVPHQANKRIIDATAKRMGLDAGKVMMNIQRYGNTTSATLPLLLNDYESQLKKGDNLIFAAFGGGFTWGSIYLKWAYNAN; encoded by the coding sequence ATGACCAAGATTACGGCAGCTATTACCGCTGTAGGAGGCTATGTTCCCCAATTCGTCCTTACCAATAAAATGCTTGAAGCAATGGTGGACACTAATGATGAATGGATTACAACGAGGACGGGAATTAAGGAACGAAGGGTATTAAAGAAAGAAGAAGGAGAAGGTAGTTCCTATTTGGCTATTAAAGCCGCAACGCAACTAATTGAAAAGCGCCAATTAAATCCTGAGGAAATAGACCTAGTGGTGGTTGCCACGGCAACTCCGGATAGTATGGTAGCATCCACGGCGGCCTTTGTGGCCTCTGAAATAGGTGCGGTAAATGCATTTGCCTATGACCTATTGGCCGCTTGTTCCAGTTTCCTCTTTGGAATGAGTACCGTCGCAGGATATATTGAAACTGGAAGGTATAAGAAGGTTTTGTTGATCGGAGCGGACAAGATGTCCTCCATTATTGATTATACGGATAGAACAACTTGCATCATTTTTGGGGATGGGGCTGGAGCTGTACTGTTCGAGCCGAATACCGAAGGCTTGGGGCTACAGGATGAATATTTACGAGCGGACGGAAGTGGAAGACAATTTCTTGGAATGGAGGGAGGAGGTTCACTAATGCCAGCTACGATAGAATCGGTTACAAACAAAAAACATTTTATCTTTCAAGACGGTAAATCTGTTTTTAAGTTCGCTGTATCCAACATGGCGCATGTAGCTGAGCTCATGATGAAGAAGAACAATTTGACTGACGATGATGTTGCCTGGTTGGTGCCGCATCAAGCCAATAAACGTATAATCGACGCAACCGCCAAGCGTATGGGATTGGATGCAGGAAAGGTAATGATGAACATCCAGAGGTATGGTAATACTACTTCGGCTACCCTACCACTTTTGTTGAACGATTATGAAAGTCAACTTAAAAAAGGGGATAATCTAATTTTCGCCGCTTTTGGAGGCGGATTTACTTGGGGTTCCATCTATCTGAAATGGGCCTATAATGCAAATTAA
- the rpmF gene encoding 50S ribosomal protein L32 — protein MAHPKRKISKTRRDKRRTHYKAVAPTLATDSTTGEMHLYHRAHWHEGKLYYRGQVLVDKTEEVEA, from the coding sequence ATGGCACATCCTAAAAGAAAAATTTCCAAAACCAGGAGAGACAAAAGAAGAACACATTATAAGGCAGTTGCACCAACTTTGGCTACAGACTCCACTACAGGAGAAATGCATTTGTACCATAGAGCACATTGGCATGAAGGTAAACTGTACTATAGAGGCCAGGTTTTAGTCGATAAAACGGAAGAAGTCGAAGCTTAG